In Nicotiana tabacum cultivar K326 chromosome 2, ASM71507v2, whole genome shotgun sequence, the following proteins share a genomic window:
- the LOC142166214 gene encoding uncharacterized protein LOC142166214, whose amino-acid sequence MYLDLKELYWWKGMKKQVADHVAKCLNCHYRTNIGMAPYEVLYGRRCRSPVGWFEPTEVPLIGPEFVCEALEKVQLIRERLKAAQSHQKSYFYKRHRDLEFMVGDKVILKVSPIERSYDVW is encoded by the exons ATGTATCTGGACTTGAAAGAGTTGTATTGGTGGAAAGGCATGAAGAAGCAAGTAGCAGATCATGTGGCCAAATGTTTGAATTGCCA ctatcggACCAACAttggtatggctccttatgaagtGTTGTATGGGCGAagatgtaggtctccagtgggttggtttgaaccaacAGAGGTGCCATTGATTGGTCCAGAGTTTGTTTGTGAGGCCTTAGAGAAAGTCCAGCTAATTAGAGAAAGACTGAAAGCggctcagagtcatcaaaagtcTTATTTTTACAAGAGGCATCGTGACttagagttcatggttggtgacaaggtgattttgaaagtttcaccaatTGAAAGGAGTTATGATGTTTGGTAA